A region of Rhodoferax potami DNA encodes the following proteins:
- the rfbB gene encoding dTDP-glucose 4,6-dehydratase, protein MTILVTGGAGFIGSNFVLDWLAESHETVVNLDKLTYAGNLQNLATVADNPEHIFVRGDIGDEELITRLLQEHQPRAVLNFAAESHVDRSIHGPGEFIQTNIVGTFHLLESVRTYWGALGADAKAAFRFLHVSTDEVYGSLAKTDPAFAETHRYEPNSPYSASKAASDHLVRAYHHTYGLPVLTTNCSNNYGPYQFPEKLIPLLIVNAQAGKPLPVYGDGQQIRDWLYVKDHCSAIRRVLEAGVLGETYNVGGWNEKPNLDIVHTVCALLDELKPRADGKPYEEQITFVTDRPGHDRRYAIDARKIEQQLGWRPAETFETGIRKTVQWYLDNPHWVDKLLSGGYRIAAPRDKAAA, encoded by the coding sequence ATGACGATTCTGGTTACCGGCGGCGCCGGCTTTATCGGCAGCAACTTTGTGCTGGATTGGCTGGCCGAGTCCCACGAAACAGTGGTCAACCTGGACAAGCTGACCTACGCCGGCAACCTACAAAACCTGGCTACTGTGGCTGACAACCCCGAGCACATTTTTGTGCGCGGCGACATTGGCGATGAGGAACTGATCACCCGCTTGCTACAAGAACACCAACCCCGGGCTGTGCTGAACTTTGCCGCCGAGAGCCATGTGGACCGCTCTATCCACGGGCCCGGGGAGTTCATTCAGACCAATATTGTGGGTACCTTTCACTTGCTGGAAAGTGTGCGCACCTACTGGGGTGCTCTGGGAGCAGACGCCAAAGCGGCATTCCGGTTTTTACACGTTTCCACGGACGAGGTGTACGGCTCTTTAGCCAAAACAGACCCGGCTTTTGCAGAAACCCACCGCTACGAGCCCAATAGCCCCTATAGCGCGAGCAAAGCCGCTAGCGACCACTTGGTCCGTGCGTATCACCATACCTATGGCCTGCCGGTGCTGACCACCAACTGCAGCAATAACTACGGGCCTTACCAATTTCCGGAAAAGCTGATTCCGCTATTGATCGTTAATGCACAAGCCGGTAAGCCTTTGCCAGTCTATGGAGACGGTCAGCAAATCCGCGATTGGCTGTATGTCAAAGACCACTGCAGCGCCATTCGCCGCGTGCTTGAGGCCGGCGTGCTGGGTGAAACCTATAACGTGGGTGGCTGGAACGAAAAGCCGAACCTCGACATCGTGCATACCGTCTGCGCGCTGCTGGATGAGCTTAAGCCCCGCGCGGACGGCAAGCCTTACGAAGAGCAAATCACCTTTGTCACCGACCGGCCCGGCCATGACCGCCGCTATGCGATTGACGCTCGCAAAATTGAGCAGCAATTGGGCTGGAGGCCGGCAGAAACGTTTGAGACCGGCATCCGTAAAACGGTGCAGTGGTACCTGGACAACCCGCATTGGGTGGATAAGTTGTTGAGCGGAGGCTACCGAATCGCAGCACCCCGCGATAAGGCGGCAGCATGA
- a CDS encoding type II secretion system protein, producing MRALSNPRHPQTGFTLIELVMVIVILGILSAVAIPKFVDLRSDAQTAATQGVAGAISAGAAINVATRKANASKGVAVTDCADGALLLQGGLPANYSLGGGLPLPVPEGETVVCTLNGPNGTTANATLIGIL from the coding sequence ATGCGCGCTTTATCGAACCCTCGTCACCCTCAAACCGGTTTCACCCTGATTGAGCTCGTCATGGTGATCGTCATCCTCGGTATCTTGTCTGCCGTGGCCATCCCCAAGTTTGTTGATTTGCGTAGCGACGCCCAAACCGCCGCCACCCAAGGCGTGGCAGGTGCTATCTCCGCCGGGGCTGCCATCAATGTGGCCACCCGCAAGGCTAACGCCAGCAAAGGCGTTGCAGTTACCGATTGCGCAGACGGCGCCTTGCTCCTGCAAGGGGGCCTGCCCGCCAACTACAGCTTGGGCGGCGGGCTGCCCTTGCCAGTGCCCGAGGGGGAAACCGTCGTTTGCACCCTGAACGGCCCCAACGGCACTACAGCCAACGCCACCTTGATCGGCATTCTGTGA
- a CDS encoding PEP-CTERM sorting domain-containing protein, with protein sequence MPLPSDFRAIASTLAAAAALLFSAGAHAQALTLTFDALSAPSGTLAAGVQLQHTSNTHFVVSGAGYLVEPAPAGKFLAYYGLSNQSETLSLAPGTSGTFALLSLDLAGMLGDGGGTLTDQLSIQITGTKLYGGMVSTSQPLALTPGRFTHYDSSYFAGFTGLTSVQFSGIGFNYARYVGVDNIALNISPVPEPETYVLLLVGLGLVLAAPRAQARGPQRP encoded by the coding sequence ATGCCGCTACCCAGCGACTTCCGGGCCATTGCTTCCACCCTCGCCGCTGCCGCGGCGCTGCTCTTTTCCGCCGGAGCGCATGCGCAAGCCCTCACACTGACGTTTGATGCGCTCTCTGCTCCCTCGGGTACCCTGGCTGCCGGCGTGCAGTTGCAGCACACCAGTAACACCCACTTTGTGGTCAGCGGCGCAGGCTACCTGGTGGAGCCCGCGCCCGCCGGTAAATTTTTGGCCTACTACGGACTGAGCAACCAGAGCGAAACACTCAGCCTCGCCCCAGGTACAAGCGGCACATTTGCGCTGCTCAGCCTCGACCTTGCAGGCATGCTCGGTGACGGTGGCGGCACATTAACCGACCAGCTCAGCATCCAGATTACCGGCACCAAGCTCTACGGTGGCATGGTCAGCACCAGCCAGCCTCTTGCGCTGACGCCCGGCCGCTTCACCCACTACGACAGCAGCTATTTCGCAGGCTTTACCGGGCTGACGTCGGTGCAATTCAGTGGCATTGGCTTCAACTACGCCCGCTATGTAGGGGTCGACAACATCGCCCTCAACATTAGCCCCGTACCCGAGCCCGAAACCTATGTTCTGTTGTTGGTCGGCCTCGGGCTGGTGCTGGCAGCCCCGCGGGCCCAAGCGCGGGGCCCGCAGCGCCCCTGA
- a CDS encoding FxDxF family PEP-CTERM protein, with protein MTMKTALAAVAMAVASLGAQASTSAPAVVTGSFNQALSTVDVLGLSNLTGTIDYLVSAVGASGTSYTASPIANLTTSLYKGGALQSTATGSTFSFNNLGSGTYSLWASGQVLGGGFNLVIAQYDVTPVPEPESYAMLLAGLGVMGMIARRRNKVTA; from the coding sequence ATGACTATGAAAACAGCTTTGGCTGCAGTGGCGATGGCCGTTGCTTCGTTGGGAGCACAGGCTTCCACATCGGCACCCGCAGTGGTAACCGGCAGCTTTAACCAAGCGCTGAGCACCGTGGATGTTTTGGGCTTGTCGAACTTGACCGGCACGATTGACTATCTGGTGAGCGCAGTGGGCGCATCGGGCACCAGCTACACCGCGAGCCCTATCGCCAACTTGACTACGTCGCTGTACAAAGGTGGCGCGCTACAAAGCACTGCAACTGGCAGCACATTCAGTTTCAACAACCTGGGCAGCGGTACTTATTCGCTGTGGGCCTCCGGCCAAGTGTTGGGTGGCGGGTTCAACCTGGTGATTGCCCAATACGACGTGACGCCAGTACCCGAGCCTGAGTCTTACGCCATGTTGTTGGCCGGCTTGGGAGTGATGGGCATGATTGCCCGCCGCCGCAATAAAGTAACTGCCTGA
- a CDS encoding phosphomannomutase, with product MTVLTLQDLAIQSGVAFGTSGARGKVVDMTPGLCHAYTTAFLNAVVPKATTIVLGHDLRPSSPAIAAACAAAIQSLGMQVVYGGALPTPALALYAAQLGAPAIVVTGSHIPFDRNGIKFYREEGEITKADERAMLDFLVGVPRDLKLPALPAPDPQVERAYVRRYVDFFGTEALAGETIAVYEHSSVARDVLRTILEALGAEVISLGRTDVFVPIDTEAVRHEDIEQAREWAELHDFDAIVSTDGDADRPLIGDERGEWLRGDVVGILTAQQLQATAVVTPVSSNSALESTQSFAQVVRTRIGSPYVIEGMQNAAKAGAELVVGFEANGGFLLGSQVLRDGRRLGPLPTRDAVLPMLALLCGAKAGKLKMSEVGYRLPKRFTASDRIQNFATASSLALIVRLRMDHAAMRELMAPQAGEVVSIDETDGLRVLFVSGDIVHLRPSGNAPELRCYAESTTVDQAKQLCDDCLLRVLKVAAQA from the coding sequence ATGACCGTGTTGACCCTGCAAGATTTGGCCATCCAATCCGGCGTGGCATTTGGCACCAGCGGTGCGCGCGGCAAGGTGGTGGACATGACCCCGGGCTTGTGCCACGCCTACACCACGGCGTTTTTGAATGCGGTAGTGCCCAAGGCCACCACCATTGTGCTGGGCCACGATTTGCGCCCCAGTAGCCCGGCGATTGCTGCGGCCTGCGCGGCAGCGATTCAAAGTCTGGGGATGCAGGTGGTGTATGGCGGCGCCCTGCCCACACCGGCGCTGGCGCTGTATGCGGCGCAGCTGGGTGCACCGGCGATTGTGGTCACGGGCAGCCATATTCCGTTTGACCGCAATGGCATCAAGTTTTACCGCGAAGAAGGCGAGATCACCAAAGCCGATGAGCGCGCCATGCTGGACTTTTTGGTGGGCGTACCCCGGGACTTGAAGCTCCCTGCCCTGCCCGCCCCCGACCCGCAGGTGGAGCGGGCCTATGTGCGCCGGTATGTGGATTTCTTTGGCACTGAGGCGCTGGCGGGCGAGACGATTGCCGTCTATGAGCACAGCAGTGTGGCGCGTGATGTGCTGCGCACTATTTTGGAGGCGCTGGGCGCAGAGGTGATTTCGCTGGGCCGCACCGATGTGTTTGTGCCCATCGACACCGAGGCGGTGCGCCATGAGGACATTGAGCAGGCCCGCGAGTGGGCGGAGTTGCATGACTTTGATGCGATTGTGTCTACCGACGGCGATGCCGACCGCCCCCTGATTGGCGACGAGCGCGGCGAGTGGCTGCGCGGCGATGTGGTGGGCATTTTGACGGCGCAGCAGCTCCAGGCGACTGCAGTGGTCACCCCCGTGAGCAGCAATAGCGCACTGGAGAGCACCCAAAGTTTTGCGCAGGTGGTGCGCACCCGCATTGGCTCGCCCTATGTGATTGAGGGCATGCAAAACGCCGCTAAGGCGGGTGCAGAGCTGGTGGTGGGTTTTGAGGCCAATGGCGGCTTTTTGCTGGGTAGCCAGGTGCTACGCGATGGCCGCCGCCTGGGGCCTTTGCCCACCCGCGATGCGGTGCTGCCGATGCTGGCCCTGCTGTGCGGCGCCAAAGCGGGCAAGCTGAAAATGTCAGAGGTGGGTTACCGCCTGCCCAAGCGGTTTACCGCCAGCGACCGGATTCAAAACTTTGCCACTGCCAGCAGCCTGGCGCTGATCGTCCGCTTGCGCATGGACCACGCTGCAATGCGCGAGCTGATGGCCCCCCAAGCAGGCGAAGTGGTTTCGATCGACGAGACCGATGGTTTGCGGGTGCTGTTTGTGTCAGGCGACATTGTCCACCTGCGCCCCAGCGGCAATGCCCCCGAGCTGCGCTGCTACGCAGAGAGCACCACTGTCGATCAGGCTAAGCAATTGTGCGATGACTGCCTGCTGCGGGTGCTGAAGGTGGCTGCGCAGGCGTAG
- a CDS encoding UDP-glucose dehydrogenase family protein translates to MKITVIGTGYVGLVSGACFADVGNDVLCLDVDPAKIKILEDGGIPIYEPGLQEMVKRNVAAGRLHFTTDVEKAAHFGTVQFIAVGTPPDEDGSADMKYVIAAARNIGKYMTDYKVVVDKSTVPVGTADRVKAAIADELAKRGVNTPFSVVSNPEFLKEGAAIDDFMRPDRIVVGCEDEQAALNMRALYAPIQRNHDRLIVMDIRSAELTKYAANAMLATRISFMNELANLAEKLGADIENVRKGIGSDPRIGYDFLYAGAGYGGSCFPKDVQALVKTAQDDAGIHLQVLTAVEAANDAQKRVLGGKVLKRFGTDLTGKHFALWGLAFKANTDDMRKATSRDVIQDLLDAGATVTAYDPVAMKEAQHCFPDEPRLSYADNQTAALEGADALIIVTEWREFRSPDFENIKSKLKQPVIFDGRNLYDPKLVRSMGIEYQAIGR, encoded by the coding sequence ATGAAAATTACAGTAATTGGTACCGGATACGTGGGCCTGGTGTCAGGCGCTTGTTTTGCCGATGTGGGCAACGATGTGCTGTGCCTTGATGTGGACCCGGCCAAGATCAAGATCTTGGAAGACGGCGGCATCCCCATCTACGAGCCGGGCCTGCAAGAGATGGTCAAGCGCAATGTGGCGGCGGGCCGCTTGCACTTCACCACCGATGTGGAAAAAGCTGCGCACTTTGGCACGGTGCAGTTCATTGCGGTGGGCACCCCGCCGGATGAAGATGGCTCGGCCGACATGAAATATGTGATTGCGGCCGCCCGCAATATCGGCAAGTACATGACCGACTACAAGGTAGTGGTAGACAAGAGCACGGTGCCCGTGGGCACTGCAGACCGGGTGAAGGCGGCCATTGCCGACGAGCTGGCCAAGCGCGGGGTGAACACGCCTTTCAGCGTGGTGAGCAACCCCGAGTTTTTGAAAGAAGGCGCCGCCATTGACGACTTTATGCGCCCCGACCGCATTGTGGTGGGCTGCGAGGACGAGCAGGCCGCGCTCAATATGCGCGCGCTGTATGCGCCAATCCAGCGCAACCACGACCGCCTGATCGTGATGGATATCCGTAGTGCAGAGCTGACCAAATACGCCGCGAACGCCATGCTGGCGACCCGCATCAGCTTTATGAACGAGCTGGCCAACCTGGCCGAAAAGCTGGGCGCCGATATTGAAAACGTGCGCAAGGGCATTGGCTCGGACCCGCGCATTGGCTACGACTTTTTGTATGCCGGCGCGGGTTATGGCGGCTCGTGCTTTCCTAAAGACGTGCAGGCCCTGGTGAAAACCGCGCAAGACGATGCCGGCATTCACCTGCAGGTGCTGACAGCGGTAGAAGCCGCCAACGACGCCCAAAAGCGCGTACTGGGCGGCAAGGTGCTCAAGCGCTTTGGCACCGATTTGACCGGCAAGCACTTTGCGCTATGGGGCTTGGCCTTCAAGGCCAACACCGACGACATGCGCAAGGCCACCAGCCGCGATGTGATTCAAGATTTGCTGGATGCGGGGGCTACGGTTACGGCCTATGACCCGGTGGCGATGAAAGAGGCGCAGCACTGCTTCCCGGATGAGCCGCGCCTGAGCTATGCCGATAACCAGACGGCTGCGCTGGAGGGGGCGGATGCGCTGATCATCGTGACCGAGTGGCGCGAGTTCCGCAGCCCGGACTTTGAAAACATCAAATCCAAGCTCAAGCAGCCTGTGATTTTTGATGGCCGCAATCTGTACGACCCCAAGCTGGTGCGCAGCATGGGCATTGAGTACCAAGCTATCGGACGCTAA
- a CDS encoding acyltransferase family protein: MKSKIESQFRLDINGLRAWAVLLVILYHFGIPGFSGGFIGVDTFFVISGYLMTGIVIRGLEENTDDTKNKFSLIAFYAARTRRIFPALIILCLILIIAGWFLLLQNDYKILATQSVASLTFLSNFNFWRQAGYFDPSSHEKWLLHTWSLSVEWQFYLILPILLLSLWKLVPNRLGITFAISVGFAVSLATSILLSKTNPTASFFLLHTRAWEMFAGGLVYLLAAWIPTKEIYKTSVEILGFSLITLSLVIFDPSTVWPGWQATIPVLGTSLILFVRRNNSLLTGNTIAQWLGTRSYSLYLWHWPITVGLVYSGQETAPIAVIIGLFATFILGHLSFTLIENPSQKYLAKLSNPYCIILVFAIALSAILFASFIYTKNGIKNRFPSHIEAIAAEASNFNPRRKECMQTSGSDLISCVHGGNNIRAILIGDSHGNAIVSSIANALSSPLDGILEITYSGCPTMFGVQPTRAHIAGSDFKCSEFLEKLDIKIKALPEEIPLIIANRSSAYLLGFNEALKDKTTRDLPLVSFNSQNLETSAEFSVDFSKNLVQSACRLAESRKTYMLQPVPEMGQDVPKSARSMIWGIDKDISISISNYQSRNTTVLNAQKQAHEQCEIELLDPTPYLCWDGKCHGLRNGRALYFDDDHLSEFGNKLLTPMFRRVFGDVLSPTSSSSSRSTE; the protein is encoded by the coding sequence ATGAAATCCAAAATAGAATCCCAATTTAGGTTAGACATCAATGGATTGAGAGCTTGGGCTGTATTACTCGTCATTCTCTATCATTTCGGCATACCCGGATTCTCTGGCGGATTTATCGGTGTTGATACTTTTTTTGTTATCTCTGGCTACCTGATGACAGGAATTGTCATTCGGGGACTAGAAGAAAATACTGATGATACAAAAAATAAGTTCTCACTGATTGCTTTTTATGCAGCTAGAACGAGACGTATTTTTCCAGCCTTAATTATTTTATGTTTGATATTGATAATTGCAGGATGGTTCCTCCTCCTGCAAAACGACTACAAAATACTGGCAACTCAATCAGTAGCAAGCCTTACCTTTCTCTCTAACTTCAATTTTTGGCGCCAAGCTGGATACTTTGATCCATCATCGCACGAGAAGTGGCTTCTACACACATGGTCTCTCTCAGTCGAATGGCAGTTCTACCTCATTCTCCCAATATTATTACTTAGTCTCTGGAAGTTAGTACCCAACAGACTAGGAATTACATTTGCCATCTCAGTTGGATTCGCCGTATCGCTTGCAACATCAATACTTCTGTCCAAAACAAATCCAACAGCTTCTTTTTTCCTACTTCACACGCGTGCCTGGGAGATGTTCGCCGGAGGATTGGTGTATCTCTTAGCTGCGTGGATTCCCACAAAAGAAATTTATAAAACTTCCGTGGAGATACTAGGATTTTCACTTATCACGCTATCTCTTGTCATCTTTGATCCATCCACCGTATGGCCTGGGTGGCAAGCAACAATCCCAGTTCTAGGCACATCGTTAATTCTATTTGTTAGACGAAATAACTCCCTTTTGACTGGTAACACGATAGCTCAATGGCTGGGGACAAGGTCATACTCGCTCTATCTTTGGCATTGGCCAATTACAGTAGGACTAGTTTACTCAGGTCAAGAAACGGCGCCAATTGCAGTGATTATCGGTCTATTTGCCACATTTATATTGGGCCATCTTTCTTTTACATTGATAGAAAACCCATCACAAAAATATTTGGCGAAGTTAAGCAATCCATATTGCATTATCTTAGTTTTCGCAATTGCGCTTTCCGCAATATTATTTGCGAGTTTTATTTACACTAAAAATGGTATCAAAAATCGCTTTCCTTCGCACATAGAAGCAATAGCCGCCGAAGCCAGTAATTTTAATCCCCGCCGTAAAGAATGCATGCAGACATCAGGCTCAGACCTAATTTCTTGCGTACATGGTGGAAATAACATCAGAGCAATCTTAATTGGTGACAGCCATGGCAATGCTATCGTTAGTTCTATTGCTAATGCGCTCAGCTCTCCTCTGGATGGAATATTAGAAATTACATATAGCGGATGCCCGACTATGTTCGGCGTTCAACCTACGCGCGCGCACATCGCGGGCAGCGACTTTAAATGCTCGGAGTTTTTAGAAAAATTAGATATAAAAATCAAAGCGCTACCAGAGGAAATTCCGCTGATTATTGCGAATAGAAGTAGCGCGTACCTTTTAGGCTTCAATGAAGCTTTAAAGGATAAAACAACTCGGGATCTGCCTCTTGTCTCTTTCAACAGCCAAAATTTAGAGACAAGCGCTGAATTTTCGGTAGATTTTTCGAAAAACTTAGTGCAATCAGCTTGCCGACTAGCAGAGTCAAGAAAAACTTATATGCTTCAACCTGTACCAGAGATGGGACAGGATGTACCTAAAAGTGCAAGATCTATGATTTGGGGCATAGATAAAGACATCTCGATTTCTATCTCCAACTATCAAAGTCGAAATACCACTGTATTAAATGCACAGAAACAAGCTCATGAGCAATGTGAAATTGAGTTGCTAGATCCGACCCCTTATTTGTGTTGGGACGGAAAGTGTCACGGCTTGAGAAATGGACGTGCACTCTATTTTGATGATGACCATTTGAGTGAATTTGGAAACAAATTATTGACACCTATGTTTCGCCGAGTTTTCGGAGATGTCTTGAGTCCAACGAGTAGCAGCTCTAGTAGGTCTACTGAGTGA
- a CDS encoding WecB/TagA/CpsF family glycosyltransferase, translating to MTFLKQTVQVLRAPIDAVTWPEALTRIATWAAARESRYVCICNAHSVVTAGQDPAFGAVVAQADMATPDGAPVAWMMRKLGFANQQRINGPDLMWRYCAEAAGRNELIYLYGGTEETLTILQAKLAAAYPALQVAGAYSPPFRALTAEEDAAVVERINTSGAGTVWVSLGCPKQELWMAAHRGRIQAVMIGVGAAFDYHAGTIQRAPLWMQNAGLEWLHRLVSEPRRLWRRYLVTNTLFIAGAIRQLKIHKKSASKDI from the coding sequence ATGACATTCCTCAAACAAACGGTTCAGGTGTTGCGGGCACCTATCGATGCAGTCACCTGGCCTGAAGCGCTCACGCGCATAGCCACTTGGGCCGCCGCACGCGAAAGCCGCTATGTCTGTATTTGCAACGCGCACTCGGTGGTTACTGCCGGGCAAGACCCAGCGTTTGGGGCCGTGGTTGCGCAAGCCGATATGGCAACACCCGATGGGGCTCCGGTCGCCTGGATGATGCGCAAGCTGGGGTTCGCAAACCAGCAGCGCATTAACGGGCCGGACCTGATGTGGAGGTATTGCGCAGAAGCGGCCGGGCGCAACGAGTTGATTTACCTGTACGGCGGCACCGAAGAAACGCTCACCATTTTGCAAGCCAAGCTGGCAGCGGCATACCCGGCACTACAGGTGGCGGGAGCGTATTCGCCACCTTTTCGCGCACTCACCGCCGAGGAAGATGCGGCGGTGGTGGAGCGCATCAACACATCGGGCGCCGGCACGGTGTGGGTGAGCTTGGGTTGCCCCAAGCAAGAGCTATGGATGGCTGCGCACCGTGGGCGCATTCAGGCGGTGATGATTGGGGTGGGCGCTGCGTTTGATTACCACGCGGGGACCATTCAACGGGCACCGCTGTGGATGCAAAACGCGGGCTTGGAGTGGCTGCACCGCCTGGTGTCTGAGCCCCGCCGCTTGTGGCGACGGTACTTGGTGACAAACACTTTGTTTATTGCAGGTGCAATCCGGCAGTTAAAAATACATAAGAAATCGGCGTCTAAAGATATATGA
- a CDS encoding glycosyltransferase family 4 protein, which translates to MFAKPKLPCKGRAMRVLVVHNAYQHKGGEDTVMEAEVALLRSRGHTVEMFTRHNDAIASMSKLSAAVNTVWSGNVAAEFEGTLRAFQPDVVHVHNTFPLISPAIYWVAARLQVPVLQTLHNFRLMCPQAMLLRNGKVCEDCLGKLPWRGAARGCYRGSVLQSTVLAGMVTVHRAMGTWQNKVTRYIALNEFCRGKFIEGGLPAERIAIKPNFVDFQPPAPAERQGFLFVGRLSSEKGVDVLVNAQRQVKGSALRVAGTGPDASLLDKVPGLNAMGALQMEQVRQEMGAAIALVLPSIWYENFPRTLVEALGCGLPVIASRIGALAELVKDGETGLLFEPGNAEDLAHKMRWALANPQAMAAMGRNARKQYEAEFTAERNYQQLMTIYESAIAEVKDRISA; encoded by the coding sequence ATGTTTGCAAAGCCCAAGCTACCGTGCAAAGGCCGCGCTATGAGGGTGCTGGTAGTTCATAACGCTTATCAACACAAAGGCGGTGAAGACACGGTAATGGAGGCCGAGGTTGCGTTGCTGCGCAGCAGGGGGCACACGGTAGAGATGTTCACAAGGCACAACGATGCAATCGCTTCAATGTCCAAACTCTCAGCTGCAGTCAATACGGTGTGGTCGGGCAATGTAGCCGCGGAGTTTGAAGGCACACTGCGTGCGTTTCAGCCCGACGTAGTGCACGTGCACAACACGTTTCCGCTCATATCGCCAGCGATCTACTGGGTGGCTGCACGCTTGCAAGTGCCGGTGCTGCAAACGCTGCACAATTTCAGGCTGATGTGCCCGCAGGCCATGCTCTTGCGCAACGGCAAAGTGTGCGAAGACTGCTTGGGCAAGCTGCCATGGCGCGGCGCCGCGCGCGGTTGTTACCGCGGCTCCGTGCTGCAGAGCACGGTGCTGGCAGGGATGGTGACGGTGCATCGCGCCATGGGCACGTGGCAAAACAAGGTGACCCGCTACATCGCGCTCAACGAGTTTTGCCGCGGCAAGTTCATTGAAGGCGGCCTGCCTGCAGAGCGAATCGCCATCAAACCCAATTTTGTGGACTTCCAGCCGCCAGCCCCTGCTGAGCGGCAAGGCTTTTTGTTTGTGGGGCGCCTCTCGTCCGAAAAAGGGGTCGATGTGCTGGTGAATGCCCAGCGGCAGGTAAAGGGCAGCGCACTGCGGGTTGCGGGCACAGGGCCCGACGCATCACTGCTTGACAAAGTACCCGGCCTCAACGCGATGGGCGCCTTGCAGATGGAGCAAGTGCGCCAAGAGATGGGTGCGGCCATTGCGTTGGTGTTGCCAAGCATTTGGTACGAGAACTTTCCCCGCACGTTGGTAGAGGCACTAGGGTGCGGACTGCCGGTGATCGCCAGCCGCATTGGTGCGTTGGCAGAGTTAGTGAAAGATGGCGAAACGGGACTATTGTTTGAGCCAGGCAATGCTGAAGACTTGGCACACAAGATGCGTTGGGCACTGGCCAACCCGCAAGCCATGGCGGCCATGGGGCGCAATGCACGCAAACAGTACGAAGCGGAGTTCACCGCAGAGCGCAATTACCAGCAGCTTATGACTATTTATGAATCCGCCATTGCGGAAGTGAAAGACCGGATAAGCGCATGA
- a CDS encoding glycosyltransferase family 4 protein has protein sequence MQRFVSTKVVVIQRRMTHYRVAFFESLRKQLAERGLELVLAYGLGTEKEERKNDGGQIAWAKKLPTHYFLGGRICYQPLGDMCKDAAMLVVTLENKLICNLWHQFTPVPYKVALWGHGANLQGNAASWREKFKRRVAHRADWWFGYTEHSRPLIAKSGFPENRITVLNNTIDTAEMRSQFEAIRPAELAGWRAAHGLGDGPVGIFLGSLYEEKRINFLLDAVKAIRAQVPGFELLMVGAGPQKSMVEAFCKEHAWAHFAGMLKGKDKVLALASATVMLNPGLVGLGILDSFVCEVPMVTTDCGLHSPEIVYLQSSANGLMTNNTLDDYVRECVALMTSSTTLAAMKAACKSSATTYTVENMARNFADGVEQCLQSPSYRAKAAL, from the coding sequence ATGCAACGATTCGTTTCTACGAAAGTAGTCGTAATTCAACGACGCATGACGCATTACCGCGTCGCTTTTTTTGAGAGTCTGCGCAAACAGCTGGCAGAGCGGGGGCTGGAGTTGGTTCTTGCCTATGGTTTGGGTACCGAGAAAGAGGAACGAAAGAACGATGGGGGGCAGATAGCGTGGGCAAAGAAGTTGCCGACGCACTACTTCTTAGGTGGTCGTATTTGTTATCAACCCTTGGGCGATATGTGCAAGGACGCTGCCATGCTCGTTGTGACACTAGAAAACAAGCTGATTTGCAACCTGTGGCACCAATTCACACCAGTGCCGTACAAAGTGGCCCTGTGGGGGCATGGTGCGAACTTGCAGGGCAATGCAGCGTCTTGGCGCGAAAAGTTTAAGCGCCGTGTGGCACACCGGGCCGACTGGTGGTTTGGCTACACCGAACACAGCAGGCCGTTGATCGCAAAGTCAGGCTTTCCAGAAAACCGGATTACCGTGTTGAACAACACTATCGATACTGCTGAGATGCGTAGCCAGTTCGAAGCCATCAGGCCGGCTGAGCTTGCGGGCTGGCGTGCGGCCCACGGGCTTGGAGATGGGCCTGTAGGCATTTTTCTAGGCTCTTTATATGAAGAAAAGCGCATCAACTTTCTTTTGGATGCAGTCAAGGCTATTCGCGCACAAGTACCGGGTTTTGAATTGCTCATGGTCGGGGCGGGCCCACAAAAATCTATGGTCGAAGCGTTCTGCAAAGAGCATGCGTGGGCGCACTTTGCCGGCATGCTGAAGGGAAAAGACAAAGTGCTAGCCCTAGCAAGCGCCACTGTCATGTTGAACCCCGGCTTGGTGGGCCTGGGTATCTTGGATTCATTTGTATGCGAAGTGCCGATGGTGACGACGGACTGTGGCTTGCATAGTCCAGAGATTGTTTATTTGCAGTCAAGCGCCAATGGGCTGATGACAAACAACACGCTGGATGACTATGTGCGTGAGTGTGTAGCTCTGATGACTAGCTCCACCACGTTAGCAGCAATGAAAGCTGCGTGCAAAAGCAGTGCAACCACCTACACGGTGGAAAATATGGCTCGTAATTTTGCAGATGGTGTGGAGCAATGTTTGCAAAGCCCAAGCTACCGTGCAAAGGCCGCGCTATGA